The following are encoded together in the Hemicordylus capensis ecotype Gifberg chromosome 4, rHemCap1.1.pri, whole genome shotgun sequence genome:
- the TTC39C gene encoding tetratricopeptide repeat protein 39C isoform X2: protein MSFGASFVSFLNAMMTFEEEKMQLACDDLKATEKLCESEEAGVIETIKNKIKKNVDGRKAAPSMIDRLQRQIIVADCQVYLAVLSFVKQELSAYIKGGWILRKAWKIYNKCYADINMLQELYQKKITQESLTSDAANDNHIATEGVTEDSLNRLKGAVSFGYGLFHLCISMVPPNLLKIINLLGFPGDRLQGLSSLMYASESKDMKAPLATLALLWYHTVVRPFFALDGSDTKAGLQEAKEILQKKEAAYPNSSLFMFFKGRIQRLECQINSALTSFHTALEFATDQREIQHVCLYEIGWCSMIEMNFKDAFESFERLKNESRWSQCYYAYLTAVCQGATGDVNGAQNVFKEVQKLFKRKNNQIEQFSVKKADRFRKQKPTQQLCILASIEVLYLWKALPNCSFTNLQHMSQACQEVDDSAVVGLKNLLLGAIHKCLGNTEDAVQFFQQALKDDLCRQNNLYIQPYACYELGCLLLEDPQTVPRGKTLLLQAKEEFTGYDFENRLHVRIHAALASLREVVPQ from the exons AATGCCATGATGACTTTTGAAGAAGAGAAAATGCAGTTGGCATGTGATGACCTAAAAGCCACTGAAAAACTCTGCGAGAGTGAAGAAGCTGGAGTTAtagaaactattaaaaataaaattaaaaagaat GTTGATGGCCGAAAGGCTGCCCCATCCATGATTGATCGTCTACAGAGGCAGATAATTGTAGCAGACTGTCAGGTTTACCTCGCTGTGCTTTCATTTGTAAAGCAAGAATTGTCAG catatATAAAAGGTGGGTGGATCCTTAGAAAAGCTTGGAAAATCTACAATAAGTGCTATGCAGACATTAATATGCTTCAGGAATTATATCAGAAGAAGATAACTCAGGAATCCTTGACTTCTGATGCTGCAAATGATAATCATATTGCTACAGAAGGTGTAACGGAGGATTCACTAAACAGACTGAAAGGTGCTGTTAGCTTTGGATATGGACTTTTTCACCTTTGCATATCCATGGTGCCCCCAAACCTGCTCAAAATCATCAACCTGCTGGGTTTTCCTGGAGACCGCCTACAGGGGCTTTCTTCACTGATGTATGCAAGTGAAAGTAAGGACATGAAGGCCCCTTTAGCTAC ATTAGCCTTGCTGTGGTACCACACTGTGGTTCGTCCTTTTTTTGCTTTGGATGGCAGTGATACCAAAGCAGGATTGCAAGAGGCTAAAGAGATTCTTCAGAAAAAAGAAGCTGCTTATCCCAATTCTTCTCTCTTTATGTTTTTCAAGGGAAGGATACAGCGTTTAGAG tgTCAAATCAACAGTGCCTTGACCTCCTTTCATACTGCTTTGGAATTTGCAACTGATCAGAGGGAGATTCAACATGTCTGCCTATATGAAATTG GCTGGTGTAGCATGATAGAAATGAATTTCAAGGATGCATTTGAATCCTTTGAACGTCTAAAAAATGAATCAAGATGGTCCCAGTGCTACTATGCCTATTTAACAG CAGTGTGTCAAGGAGCCACTGGTGATGTGAATGGGGCACAGAATGTATTCAAGGAAGTTCAGAagctctttaaaagaaaaaacaatcAAATTGAACAGTTTTCAGTCAAAAAG GCAGATAGGTTTAGGAAGCAAAAACCAACCCAACAGCTCTGTATACTGGCATCCATTGAAGTCTTGTATTTATGGAAAGCCCTTCCGAACTGTTCCTTCACCAACCTACAGCACATGAGTCAAG CTTGCCAAGAAGTTGATGATTCTGCTGTTGTTGGTTTGAAGAACTTGCTGCTTGGTGCCATACATAAATGTTTAGGAAATACTGAAGATGCTGTTCAG TTCTTTCAGCAAGCCCTTAAAGATGATCTGTGCCGCCAAAACAACTTATATATTCAGCCCTATGCTTGCTATGAACTTGGCTGCCTCCTGTTGGAAGACCCACAG ACGGTGCCAAGAGGCAAAACTTTACTGCTTCAGGccaag GAGGAATTCACAGGGTATGATTTTGAGAACAGATTGCATGTCCGAATACATGCAGCGTTAGCCTCCCTGAGGGAAGTAGTCCCCCAGTGA
- the TTC39C gene encoding tetratricopeptide repeat protein 39C isoform X3, producing the protein MMTFEEEKMQLACDDLKATEKLCESEEAGVIETIKNKIKKNVDGRKAAPSMIDRLQRQIIVADCQVYLAVLSFVKQELSAYIKGGWILRKAWKIYNKCYADINMLQELYQKKITQESLTSDAANDNHIATEGVTEDSLNRLKGAVSFGYGLFHLCISMVPPNLLKIINLLGFPGDRLQGLSSLMYASESKDMKAPLATLALLWYHTVVRPFFALDGSDTKAGLQEAKEILQKKEAAYPNSSLFMFFKGRIQRLECQINSALTSFHTALEFATDQREIQHVCLYEIGWCSMIEMNFKDAFESFERLKNESRWSQCYYAYLTAVCQGATGDVNGAQNVFKEVQKLFKRKNNQIEQFSVKKADRFRKQKPTQQLCILASIEVLYLWKALPNCSFTNLQHMSQACQEVDDSAVVGLKNLLLGAIHKCLGNTEDAVQFFQQALKDDLCRQNNLYIQPYACYELGCLLLEDPQTVPRGKTLLLQAKEEFTGYDFENRLHVRIHAALASLREVVPQ; encoded by the exons ATGATGACTTTTGAAGAAGAGAAAATGCAGTTGGCATGTGATGACCTAAAAGCCACTGAAAAACTCTGCGAGAGTGAAGAAGCTGGAGTTAtagaaactattaaaaataaaattaaaaagaat GTTGATGGCCGAAAGGCTGCCCCATCCATGATTGATCGTCTACAGAGGCAGATAATTGTAGCAGACTGTCAGGTTTACCTCGCTGTGCTTTCATTTGTAAAGCAAGAATTGTCAG catatATAAAAGGTGGGTGGATCCTTAGAAAAGCTTGGAAAATCTACAATAAGTGCTATGCAGACATTAATATGCTTCAGGAATTATATCAGAAGAAGATAACTCAGGAATCCTTGACTTCTGATGCTGCAAATGATAATCATATTGCTACAGAAGGTGTAACGGAGGATTCACTAAACAGACTGAAAGGTGCTGTTAGCTTTGGATATGGACTTTTTCACCTTTGCATATCCATGGTGCCCCCAAACCTGCTCAAAATCATCAACCTGCTGGGTTTTCCTGGAGACCGCCTACAGGGGCTTTCTTCACTGATGTATGCAAGTGAAAGTAAGGACATGAAGGCCCCTTTAGCTAC ATTAGCCTTGCTGTGGTACCACACTGTGGTTCGTCCTTTTTTTGCTTTGGATGGCAGTGATACCAAAGCAGGATTGCAAGAGGCTAAAGAGATTCTTCAGAAAAAAGAAGCTGCTTATCCCAATTCTTCTCTCTTTATGTTTTTCAAGGGAAGGATACAGCGTTTAGAG tgTCAAATCAACAGTGCCTTGACCTCCTTTCATACTGCTTTGGAATTTGCAACTGATCAGAGGGAGATTCAACATGTCTGCCTATATGAAATTG GCTGGTGTAGCATGATAGAAATGAATTTCAAGGATGCATTTGAATCCTTTGAACGTCTAAAAAATGAATCAAGATGGTCCCAGTGCTACTATGCCTATTTAACAG CAGTGTGTCAAGGAGCCACTGGTGATGTGAATGGGGCACAGAATGTATTCAAGGAAGTTCAGAagctctttaaaagaaaaaacaatcAAATTGAACAGTTTTCAGTCAAAAAG GCAGATAGGTTTAGGAAGCAAAAACCAACCCAACAGCTCTGTATACTGGCATCCATTGAAGTCTTGTATTTATGGAAAGCCCTTCCGAACTGTTCCTTCACCAACCTACAGCACATGAGTCAAG CTTGCCAAGAAGTTGATGATTCTGCTGTTGTTGGTTTGAAGAACTTGCTGCTTGGTGCCATACATAAATGTTTAGGAAATACTGAAGATGCTGTTCAG TTCTTTCAGCAAGCCCTTAAAGATGATCTGTGCCGCCAAAACAACTTATATATTCAGCCCTATGCTTGCTATGAACTTGGCTGCCTCCTGTTGGAAGACCCACAG ACGGTGCCAAGAGGCAAAACTTTACTGCTTCAGGccaag GAGGAATTCACAGGGTATGATTTTGAGAACAGATTGCATGTCCGAATACATGCAGCGTTAGCCTCCCTGAGGGAAGTAGTCCCCCAGTGA